From a single Maylandia zebra isolate NMK-2024a linkage group LG3, Mzebra_GT3a, whole genome shotgun sequence genomic region:
- the LOC112430838 gene encoding alpha-tectorin produces MLCPLLFLSAFIVLAGAQQQTISESSVLDISSCPITYYGQTYGKLYANFTREVIAFCFDKFYNPGNKGDCIIGSSPDKRRAVLSIVQADSFLERWIRNKTQTIQNSLRCSVQIIMPIRHLTMILNLFNFGTEAALSLEAHGTGLVALQTRVSDVVIDTLAVNNVLNKYRNDTVDISGCRHSGTVYKPGTVVNSDPQICSNVTCSETATLQTSGCGPLEYCQGNGICRLASTCTVTGPTVIDVHGHMNSIQDRCAYSLFSTPLLPDFLVLGNFRERRRKDVSFLDSVTLRVDGHDIHLEQGGRVQLDDSTLTLSSSSQLVHGVQLSKDQTGVTAELTKLSISVFFDGDTAQIVLKGQAGSSVEGLCGNSSSSLSDLRLSEYSSTSCEMQYSEPADTTIDCTSVTERCNLLKEAPFSSCNTDIDPEPYITACTDTLCKYPAVDGLNCQFLKAYARACSLHNHTLDGWTSNTGCSSEAFCQDRTCSDHEFCGEKTVSGDTRCFCRTIFASKYQANNSLGDAAVCKENTASVTLVGCLLEDKDINYSALQLNDPTCRGQVDELTHMVTFSFNSSNRCGTVVTTNNSYIIYKNTIRSQNYSDVITRKDQVQIDFSCVYSQPSIHTATFRIRDWSVAQRITSGAWNYTLTIKAYTDAGRTQLVEWNSELQLNEKIWMVLKTDGLDGSMVSVVTDSCWATDKASPTSSPRHDLIINGCANPADPTVQVEENGLATSTYFSFNMFRFTGGSSDIFLHCQLHLCPKQGNNCIPTCNTPARVRRSASLTYEPEAPAFISVSWTY; encoded by the exons GTGCTCAGCAACAGACAATCAGTGAGTCTTCAGTGTTGGACATCAGCTCATGTCCCATCACATATTATGGACAGACGTACGGGAAGCTCTAT GCGAACTTCACAAGAGAAGTGATTGCGTTCTGTTTTGACAAGTTTTACAACCCTGGGAATAAAGGCGACTGCATCATAGGGAGCTCACCTGACAAAAGGAGAGCAGTTCTTTCTATAGTTCAAGCAGATTCTTTTCTTGAACGTTGGAttagaaataaaacacaaacaattcaGAACAGTTTGAGATGCAGTGTGCAAATAATCATGCCGATCCGCCATTTAACG ATGATCTTAAACCTATTCAACTTTGGGACAGAAGCAGCTCTGAGTTTGGAAGCACATGGCACTGGTTTAGTGGCG ctCCAAACTCGGGTCAGTGATGTCGTAATCGACACATTAGCAGTTAATAACGTTCTTAACAAGTATCGTAATGATACCGTAGATATCAGTGGATGCAGACACTCAG GTACTGTGTATAAACCTGGTACTGTGGTCAACTCTGACCCACAAATCTGCTCCAATGTCACCTGTTCTGAGACTGCAACCCTCCAGACCTCTGGTTGTGGTCCATTGGAGTATTGTCAAGGCAACGGCAT CTGCAGGTTGGCCTCCACCTGCACTGTGACCGGCCCCACTGTCATCGACGTCCACGGCCATATGAACTCCATCCAGGATCGCTGTGCGTACTCTCTGTTCTCGACTCCGTTACTCCCAGATTTCCTTGTTCTGGGGAACTTCAGGGAAAGACGTCGTAAAGATGTGAGCTTTTTGGACAGTGTGACGCTGCGTGTGGACGGGCATGACATTCACCTGGAACAAGGTGGGAGAGTTCAG CTGGACGACTCCACACTGACCCTCAGCAGCTCATCTCAGCTGGTTCATGGTGTGCAGCTCTCTAAGGACCAAACTGGAGTCACTGCCGAACTCACCAAACTCAGCATCTCTGTCTTCTTTGATGGCGACACCGCACAGATCGTCTTAAAAg GACAAGCTGGTTCATCTGTGGAGGGTCTgtgtggaaactccagcagctcTCTGAGTGACCTGAGGCTCTCTGAGTACAGCTCCACCAG CTGTGAGATGCAGTACAGTGAGCCTGCTGACACCACGATCGACTGCACCAGTGTGACTGAACG CTGTAATCTCCTGAAGGAGGCGCCCTTCTCCTCCTGTAACACTGACATCGACCCAGAGCCCTACATAACCGCCTGCACCGACACTTTGTGTAAATATCCTGCAGTGGACGGACTCAACTGTCAGTTCCTGAAGGCCTACGCCAGAGCCTGCAGTCTACACAACCACACTCTGGATGGCTGGACATCAAATACCGGCTGCT CCTCTGAGGCCTTCTGTCAGGACAGGACCTGCAGCGATCACGAGTTCTGTGGTGAGAAGACGGTCAGTGGTGACACTCGCTGCTTTTGTCGGACCATTTTTGCCTCCAAGTACCAAGCAAACAACTCTTTGG GTGATGCAGCGGTCTGCAAGGAGAACACTGCTTCAGTCACTCTGGTCGGTTGTCTCCTGGAGGACAAAGACATCAATTACTCTGCTTTACAGCTCAACGACCCGACCTGCAGGGGTCAGGTGGACGAGCTCACCCACATGGTGACCTTCAGcttcaacagcagcaacagatgTGGGACGGTGGTCACG ACCAACAACAGCTACATCATCTATAAGAACACCATCAGGAGCCAGAATTACTCTGACGTCATCACTCGCAAAGACCAAGTCCAGATCGACTTCTCCTGTGTTTACAGTCAGccaagcatccacactgcaacCTTCAGAATCAGAGACTG GTCTGTTGCACAGCGCATCACATCTGGAGCTTGGAATTACACTCTGACTATCAAGGCCTACACTGATGCCGGCCGCACACAACTTGTGGAGTGGAACAGTGAATTGCAGTTGAACGAGAAAATCTGGATGGTGTTGAAGACCGATGGCTTGGATGGAAGCATGGTCAGTGTGGTGACCGACTCCTGCTGGGCAACTGACAAGGCATCACCCACCAGCAGTCCAAGACATGATCTGATCATTAACGG CTGTGCAAACCCTGCTGACCCGACGGTGCAGGTGGAGGAAAACGGACTGGCAACCTCCACTTACTTCTCCTTCAACATGTTCCGGTTCACTGGGGGCTCTAGTGACATCTTCCTTCACTGCCAACTCCACCTGTGTCCCAAACAGGGGAACAACTGCATCCCG ACGTGTAACACACCTGCTCGGGTACGCAGATCTGCCAGTTTGACATATGAACCTGaagctccagccttcatcagcGTGTCCTGGACTTATTAG